The following are encoded in a window of Lates calcarifer isolate ASB-BC8 unplaced genomic scaffold, TLL_Latcal_v3 _unitig_5449_quiver_691, whole genome shotgun sequence genomic DNA:
- the LOC108874528 gene encoding interferon-induced protein 44-like, protein MAERRRRRKSWWWPFIESEPEPEPTPSPTFKEPWRKISWGEKQRDLQYVQEYRPENGDIKHLRILLYGPVGGGKSSFINSVSTVMRGRTTIPAAASATTSDTSFTRQEFLRWRSSPTSTQPVVKSKRI, encoded by the exons atggcagAGCGACGCAGACGCA GGAAATCCTGGTGGTGGCCATTCATTGAGTCTGAACCTG AACCTGAACCTACGCCTTCTCCCA CTTTTAAGGAACCCTGGAGGAAAATATCTTGGGG agagaaacagagggatcTTCAGTATGTGCAGGAGTACAGGCCTGAAAACGGAGACATTAAACATCTGCGAATTCTTCTGTACGGGCCTGTCGGAGGCGGAAAGTCCAGCTTCATCAACTCTGTCAGCACCGTCATGCGAGGCAGGACAACTATTCCTGCTGCAGCCAGTGCAACCACCTCTGACACAAGCTTCACCAGACAA GAATTCCTCAGATGGCGATCGTCACCAACATCGACACAGCCTGTGGTGAAATCGAAAAGGATCTGA